The sequence TTCGCTGGATTCCAGGACATGTATTTCCATGACGGGTTTGGTCCCGAATTTGAAATCACGCCGGACAGGAAACTGGCCAACGTGCCGCGTCTGGTCATTGATCAGCAGGACAAAGAGCGCCTGTCCGAGGATGCGTTTACGGTTCAGGCCGCACAAAATGTGGTCGGCATTCTGGGGCTGGATAAAAAATGACGGTGCCGGCCTGAAATGGTGAAAACAAAAAATGGCCGCGGTGCGCACCGCGGCCATTTTTCGTTTCATGGGCATTTCGCGTGCGCTACGCGCCCGGTGACAGACCGAGCAGGGCGATGCCGTGGGCATTGGCAAAATCGAGAGCCTCGCGCTGTTCGAAAAAGATGCATCCCCCGGCTTCAAAGGCCAGGCACGTCGCGCCGACCTCGGCCATGGATTGCAGCGTCTTAAGGCCAAAGGCGGGGAGGTCGAGCCTCTTGTCTTGGGTCGGCTTGGGGCGTTTCACGACAACCGCCCCGGGCCCGCCAAGCTGGCCTCCGCGCCGGATGGCTGCGTCGGTTCCCTCGATGGCCTCGACGGCAAGAACGATTTTCTCCCGCACCACCAGGCACTGGCCGATGTCGAATTGTCCCAGGGACTGGGACAGCGTCCATGCGAACTCCACATCCTCGCGTTCGCTCTGCGTCGGTTTTCTTTTTGTCAGAACCCCTTCCGGGGCCAGCAGGTCTGGCGAGTAGAGATGTGGAGCCACGACAGTGAGGCCTTCGCGTTCAAGCTCGGTCGTAAGCGCGCGCAGCAACACGTCATCCCCGCGAGCCTTGATGGAAAAAAGAAGCCGTGCCGCTCGCCAGTCGGGCCGAAGATCAAGGGCTTTTGGCTTGTTGATGGGCCCCGCCATGACCACGTGCGTGACATGGTTTGCGGTAAAGAAATCGATAAGCCTGCCAAGTTGGCCAAGCTTCAGCCAGGAGAAATTGTCGCAATGGGCCTGAAAAGACGGATCGGTGTCGGAAGCGAATCCGACACCGACGACGCGCTCGCCGCGCTCTTTGGCCGTGCTGGCCACGGTGATGGGAAATGAGCCGCCGCCCGCGATGATGCCAAGCGTTCTGGTCATGGCCTGTCTAGATGCGTTCAGGCGTGATGGTGCCTCGTTTGCTGCTGCGAATGAAATCGATCAGTTTCATGACCTGTTGGAAGTTGCCCAGTTCCGTTTCAACTTGCTGCATGACTTCATTGCGCTCCTGGTTGGAGCGCCAGATCAGCTTGTAGGCGGATTTCAGGGCATGAATTTCTTCCGAGGAAAAACCGTGCCTGCGCAATCCGATGAGATTGAGGCCTCGCAAGGTGGCGCGTTCGCCGACGGCCAGCATGAATGGCGGCACATCCTGGGCAACCCCGGTCTTTCCGCCGATGAATGCGAAGTCGCCGATGTTCACGAACTGGTGAACAGCCGAAAGGCCTCCCACGACCACTTCATTCCCGACAGTCACGTGCCCAGCCAGGGTCGCCGCGTTGGCCAGGACATTGTTGTCTCCGACCACGCAGTCGTGCGCGATATGGGAATAGGCCATCATCAGGTTGTCCGATCCGACCTGGGTCGTTCCTCCGCCACCTTCGGTGCCGCGATGAATGGTGGAGAATTCACGGATCTTGTTGCGGTCGCCGATGACAAGCGTGCTCTCTTCACCGCCGAATTTCAGGTCCTGGGGTTCGCCGCCGACGCAAGCCATCGAATGGACATGGTTTTTGGTGCCCAAGGTCGTGAAGCGTTTTATCTGGGCTCCGGCGTCGATGATTGTCTCATCGCCGATGTGAACGCAGTCTTCGATAATGGCGAAAGGGCCAACCGTGACTCCGGTACCTAGGTATGCACCCGGATGAACCACCGCAGATGGATGTATGGATGTCTGCATCAGTCCTCCCTGGGAACAATGGAAGCGGTGAGAATGCCTTCGGCCACGACCTTTCCGTCGACCATGGCCTTGCCGTTGGTCTTCCACATCATCATCTTGTGCCGCTCGTAGGTGACATGCAGGTGCAATTGGTCGCCTGGGAAAACGGGGCGCCGGAAGCGCACTTTTTCCATGCCGGTGAAAAGAAATATCTTGCCGACAGTGTCCGCCGGGGGAAGGCTTTTAATGACCATGATTCCGCCCGTCTGGGCCAGGGCCTCAAGGATGAGCACTCCGGGCATGACGGGGTAGGACGGGAAATGGCCCTGGAAGAAAGGTTCGTTGATGGAAACGCTCTTGATGGCGTGCACGGACTTCATGGGTTCGAAGGACAGCACGCGGTCCACCATCAGAAATGGATAACGGTGGGGGAGCAGGTCCAGAATATCCCGGCTGACGATTTCGCCCTGTTCTGGTTTGGTTATCATGTCTTTACCCTTTGTTCGCAAGTTCTTCCCGGAGTGCGGCCAGTTCCTTTTCCAATCTGCCGAGGCGCCGCTTCATTTCCGGCAGCTTGGGCATGATGGCCGATGCCCGTAAAAAAGATCCATGGGGCATGACCGGGATGCCGCTCAAGTCCTGACCCGGGGGCACGTCCTTGCCTACGCCGGACTTAGCGCCGATTCGGCATCCGTCGCCCAGGTTCAGGTGACCGGCGACTCCGACCTGCCCGGCCAGAACCACTCCGTCACCAAGGGTGGTCGAGCCAGCGATGCCGACTTGCGACACGATGATGCAGTTTCGCCCTACCCGCACATTATGGCCGAGCTGGACCAGATTATCGATCTTGGTGCCGTGCCCCACGCGGGTTTCACCCAAGGCGGCACGGTCTATGGTCGTGTTGGCGCCGATCTCGACATCGTCTTCGATCACGGTCCGTCCAATCTGGGGAAACTTTGTCATTCCGGAGGCGGCCTGGGCAAAGCCGAATCCGTCGCTTCCCAGAACTGTGCCGGCATGCAGGATGACCCGTTTACCGACCAGCGTGCCGGCCATGAGCGAACAGTTCGGGTAGATAATCGTATCCTCGCCGATGCTGCAGTCTTCGCCGAGGTAGGAGCCGCTGAATATGCGAACTCCCGCACCCACCTGCGCCCCTGGGCCGATGTAGACAAAAGGGGCAACGGCGGCGCTTGGGTCGATGCGCGCGGCTTCGTGCACAAAGGCCAGAGGGCTTATGCCTTCAAAAGAACCCTGAGGCTTGGCGAAAAGCTGAACGCTGCGGGCAAAATCAAGATAGGGATGAGCGCTGATCAGACAGGGTTTGGTATCCAAAGCCTGATCAGCGCTGACGAGGACTGCGCCGGCGCCGGTTGTTTCGAGTTGCGGCGCATATTTGGGGTTGGCCAGAAAGGACAGCTCGGACGCTGAAGCCTCGGCCAGGGTGTTGACCCCGGTGATCTCAAGGTCCTTGCCCTTCAAGGTCAAGCCCAAGCGGGATGCGATTTCGGAAAGAAGCATTGCCCGCTCTGTTATTTGCCGCGCATGGCTTTGTTGAGTTCCGCCATGATGGCGTTTGTGAGGTCAACACTTTCTTGGCCGTAGATCACACCGCTGGCCTGCTTGTCGAAAATGGCGGTGTAGCCGTTTTTCTTTCCGTAACTCTCGATCACTTCCAGAAGCTTGTCGATGATGGGCTTTGAAAGGTTCTGTTCGGCCTGCTGCAGCTTGCGCTGGTAGCTCTGTCCCATGTCCTGGAAGTCACGCACTTTGCGTTTGTATTGCGTTTCCTTGTCAAGCTTGGCTTCCTGGCTGAGCATCATGGACTGTTTCTGCAGTTCGTCTTTGAGCGTGTCCAGTGACTTTTTCTGTGTATCAAGGTTGTCCTTCATGTCCTTGAATTGGGACTTGAGCTGCTCCATGGCCTTGGAGCCGGGTTCGGACTTGGCGATGACCGTCTTCATATCAATAAAACCGATTTTGGTTTCGGCGCCTGCCGTCAGGGCCAGGCAAAGCACGAAAAAGATTGTCAGGATAAATGTACGCATGGAAAACTCCTCACCAATAATGTGTAATTTGTCTTGTGGTTAAAAAAACTGTCCAACTGAAAATTCGAAACGACCCTTTCTTTCGTCATCAATTTCAACCGTGTCCAGAGGGTATCCGTACTCCAGTCGCAACGGGCCCAGAGGCGAGTACCAGCGCACGCCGGCGCCAACGCTCTTGTAGAGGTCCATGTCGACTGATTCGTCATCATCCCACGTCTTGCCGGCGTCGAAGAAGACCAGACCCACTATGCCCATGTCCTTGTGCAGAGGAACAAGGTATTCCGCATTGAAGAAGAAGCTCTTGTTGCCGCCCTTCTCGTCGCCTTCGTCGTAGCCTTCCTGTCCTTCCTGCTGGTCATAGACGGGCGAGATGCTACGCTCCTCGTATCCTCGCACCGAATTCATGCCCCCGAGATAAAAGCGCTCGAAAGGCGGAATGCGCTCGCTGCCGTTTTCCATCACGTATCCCGCCTGGGCGTGCAGGTGGATAATGGTTTCCAGAAAAACAGGGTAATAATGGTTTGAGTCGACGATGTATTTGACGAAATCGTCATCGCCGCCAATCAGACCTCCCGCGTATTCCACGGAAAATTGGTGGGTTGTTCCTTTGCTGGGGTTGATGCGCCGGTCCGTCGTATCACGTTTTATGGATGCGTACAGGGCACTGGCCCAGTTTTGCCCTTCGATGTCCTTAATGACCTTGTCCGCGTCGTCATCGATATCTTCGATGGTGTAACGCTCTATGCGGTAGTTCCAGGAGAGGTTGGTGTACTCCCCGAGCGGGTATCCAAAGAGCAAGCGGGCACCCATGGCCTGCTTGTCGTAATCTGAATATTCATTCATCTTGTTGTAGAGACTGACGCCGACACCGAGATCCGTGTCGTCATAATGCGGGTTCCAGAAGGTGGCGGTGTAATCTGCGGACTTTGAGCTGATGGTGCCCGTGAATCCGAGCTGGTAGCCCATGCCGAAGAGGTTGCGCTCCAGCACCTGCCCCGAGAAAAACACCTGCGAATAGCTGGAGTAGCCCACGCCGGCGGAGAACTGTCCCGTGGGCTTCTCCTTGACCTTGACCCGCAGGTCGAGAGCGCTGGGATTGGCCGTGGGCTCCGGGGTGATTTCGACGGTTTCGAAGAAATCGAGCCTGTTGAGGCGGGTGTTGGACCTGCGCAACAGGGATCCATCGAAAATGTCTCCATCGACCAGGCGCATTTCACGGCGGATGACGTTGTCCCTGGTCTTCGTGTTGCCTTCGATCAGGACACGGTTGATGGAGATTTTGTTGCCCTTGGACAAGATGTACGTGATATCAAGCTGTTTTTCTTCTTCGTTGCGAGCCATGTTCACATCGGCTTCGGCGAAGGCGTAACCAAAGTTGGAGTAGTGCTCCACGAGTTTCTGCAGGTCGGAGCGCAGCACGGAGCGATCGAAAAATTCATTCTCCCTGGCCAGGTCGTCCAGGGCGATGACGCTATCCAGATCTTCGGGTGCGGCGATCATCTCCCCTTCGTACTTGACGGAGGCCACCGTGTAACGCTCGCCCTCCTCGACCTGGAAGGTCACGGTGATACCGTCGTCCAGGTAGCTGACTTCGGGCTGGCCGACCTTGGCGTTCAAAAAGCCGCGATTGCCGTAATAGGCTTCAAGGGCCGCTGCGTCACGGTCCAGGATTTCTTCGCGCAGCACTCCCGTTCCCGTCATCCAGGAAAGCATGCCGCGCTCGGTCAAGGCCAGTTCGTCCTTGAGGTCATCGGGGTCGAGCTGCTTGGCGCCCTGAATGACGATGTCCGTCACGTAGAGCTTTTTGCCTTCCTTCACGAGGATGTTGAGTCGCGCACGCTTGGCGTCGGCCTGGGTCAAGGTGTAGTCGACCTCGGCATTATAGAAGCCGTCCTTGCGGTACAGTTCGCGTATCTTGCCCATATCGTCGGCCAGAACCCGGGGGTTCAGAACTGCCCCGGTCTTGGTGGCGATGGTCGCCAGCAGGTCGTCGGCGTCAAGCTCCTCCGCCCCTTCGACGCTGATGGCTGAAATGAGCGGTTTTTCCTTGACGTTTATGACCAGGCGTTTGCCTTCGGCAGTGTCTTCCAGGGCGATGGCGATATCGTCGAAATATCCAAGTTCGTAGAGGCTTTTGAGCTCCGTGTTGACGGCTTTGGGGTCGTATACGTCGCCGGGCTGAATCTTCAGCCGCATAAGCACCACGTCATCATCGAGGATTTCGTTTCCGCGCACATCTATCGATGCGATCCGGTCTGTCTGCTGCACGCCGTTCTGGATCTTGGCCGCGGTTTCTTCAATGGCCGGCAGAATGTTGATCACACCCTCTTTGACCACGAAAAAGGGTATGGGCTCGCGGACGCCGAACGCCTCCACAAGCCGGGTGTCGATGCTGATGTTCTCGCCGACCTGGCTGAAGCTGCCGTAGACGGCGTAAGCCGCTCCGGAGAGCAGCGCCATGTCCCTGGCAATTCCAAGATCCAGATATTCGACCTGCTGTTCTTGCAGGAGCCGCATGGTTTCCTCTTGCGGGATCACTTCCAGTCCCAGGGCCGTCAGGCGATCCTGAAGCAGCTTGGGCAGGCTCTCCTCCAGATAGGCCAGGTCCGGTGCCGCGTTCACGGCGAATGGCAGCACAATGACCTTTTTCGTCGGTTCGGCGAACCCGGGGTGGGCGCAGAAGAGACACAAGAGAGCAATCAAGCACAGGAGGACATTACGTTTCATACAATTCTCCGGAACGCAGCTCCAATGTGCGATGCATGCATTGGGCAAGTTCAGCATTGTGGGTAACGACGACCAGGGTGACTCCCTGATCCTTGTTCAGATGCAATAAAAGATCGTTGACTTCCCGACCTGTCCGTTCATCAAGATTTCCGGTAGGTTCGTCGGCAAGCACAACGGCGGGCTCAAGCAGAATGGCCCGGGCAATGGCCGCCCGTTGTCTCTCTCCCCCGGACAGGGTGGTTACCCTGTGATGCCGTCGATGCGCAAGCCCCACCCGCGACAAAGCCGCGTCGGCCTTTTCCAGGGCCAGCGATCTGGCCACGCCGCCGATGATGCCCGGCATGGCCACGTTTTCCAGAGTTGAGAATTCTGGAAGCAGGTGGTGGAACTGGAAAACAAAGCCCATGTTCTTGTTGCGAATGCGGGCCCGTTCTTTCCAGCCGAGGGTTGATATGTCGGCTCCGTTGAACAGGATGGACCCGCTCGAAGGCACGTCCAGGGTGCCCATAAGCTGCAACAGGGTGCTCTTGCCCGATCCCGAAGCCCCGACGATGGCCAGGGAATCTCCACCGAGCACGGTCAGGTCGACGCCGGAAAGGACGGTGATGGTTTCCTCGCCCTGTTCGTAGGCCTTGCCGACGTTTTGCAGGCGATAGACTTCACTCATAGCGCAGCGCCTCGGTGGGGTGCATTTTCGCGGCTTGGCGGGCCGGATACAAGGTGGCCAGGAAGCACAGCGCCATGGCCGCGACGGCGATGAGGGACATGTCAAGAAGCTCTATTTTCACAGGCAGATGGTCCAGATAATAGACATCGGCCGGAAGCTTGATGAATTGGTATTTTTCGAGGAGGGAGCAGATCGCAAGACCCAGTCCGAATCCGATACTCGTGCCCACGGCCCCTATGAGCGAGCCCTGCAAAATGAAAATGTTCCGGATCTGGGGGGGCGTTGCGCCAAGAGCCATGAGCACGGCGATGTCCTTGGTTTTTTCCATGACCATCATGACCAGGGTGGTGATGATGGAAAAGGACCCCACCAGCACGATCATGATCAAAATGACCGCCATGGCCGTCTTTTCGAGCTTCAGCGCCGCAAAGAGGTTCTGGTTCATCTCTATCCAGTTGCGCGAGTACAAGGGGAAGCCGCCCAGCGCCCGGACCAGCGCCTCGCCAATTTTCTGCACGCCGTCTATGTCCGATACCTTGTATTCGATCCCGGTCACGAAATCGCCTTCAAAGCCCAGGATTTTCTGGGCTTCGGGGATGGATACGAAGGCCAGGGAAGAGTCGTATTCAAACATGCCCGAACTGAAGATACCGACCACGTTGAAGAAAACGATCTTCGGAGAAAATCCGGCGGCTGATTTCTTTCCGCTGGGCGCGAGCAGGCTGAGCCTGCTGCCGAGAGTCAGGCCCAGTCTGCTTGCCAGCTCCTTGCCGATGACGATGCCCGGGGTGTCGCCGTTGCCGGCAAGGTCTGCGAGGCTGCCGCTGATCAGGTCCTTTTCGACGGACAAAACCGTGCCTGCGCTTTGCGGGCTGACGCCGCGCAGCACGACGCCTTTGACCCCGGAAGGGGTGGAGAGCATGACTTCGTAGTAGATGAACGGCGTGGCGGCGACCACGCCGTCGACCTGCAGGCTTTTTTGCACCAGTTGGTCGTAGTTGCCGATGGTCTGTTTGACCGAGCCGAGAATGAGGTGGGAGTTTATGCCCAGAATCTTGTCGCGCAGGTTTTCGCTGAATCCGTTCATGACCCCGAGGACCACGATGAGAGAGGCCACGCCAATGGCCACGCCCAGCACCGAGATGAGCGAGATGACGGAAATGAAGGCCTGCTTGCGGCGGGCCAGAAGATATCGCAGGGAAACGAACAATTCAAAGTGCATGGGTTCTCGCTCTAAAAAGACCGGTGCCGTCCGAGTCGTGGCTCGGGCGGGCCTAGCCGGTGATTTCGGGCCGCAGCAGCGGGAAGAGGATGACTTCCCGGATGGACGGAGAATCCGTCAGCAGCATGACCAACCGATCAATGCCGATGCCCTGTCCGGCAGCCGGAGGCATGCCGTATTCCAGGGCGCGGATGTAGTCTTCGTCCATGGCGTGGGCTTCGTCGTCGCCGGCGGCCTTTTCCCGTACCTGTTCCTCGAAGCGATCCTTCTGGTCATATGGATCGTTCAGTTCGGAAAAGGCATTGGCCATTTCTTGCCCGCAGATGAACAGCTCGAATCGATCCGTGATTTCGGGATTCGCATCGTTCTTGCGGGACAGGGGGGATATGTCTGTCGGATAGTGATAAATGAAGTGCGGCTGGATCAGCTTGGGCTCGACCAGATTGTCGAAGAGCTTGGCCTGGAGCTTTCCCAGCTTCTCCTTGGGGTGCACGGCCTCGCCCAGTTTCTGGGCCAGATCTTTGCACTTGTCGTAATCGCGGTATATTTCAGGGGATACGCCGCCGATGATTTCCAGGGATTCGTGGAAAGGCATGCGCACCCAGCCATCCTGAAGGTCGATGACATTGCCCTGATATTCCACCAGATGGGTCCCGCAGACGGATTTGGCCAAATCGCCAAGGAGTTCCTGGGTCAGGTCCATGAGGTCGACGAAGGTCGCATACGCCCAATAGAATTCGATCATGGTGAATTCGGGATTGTGGCGGGTGTCGATGCCCTCGTTGCGGAAATTGCGGTTGATCTCGTAGACCCGGTCAAATCCGCCCACAAGCAAGCGCTTGAGGTAAAGCTCGGGAGCGATACGCAGGAAAAGGTCCATGTCGAGGGCGTTGTGGTGCGTGCGGAAAGGCTTGGCCGTGGCGCCGCCGGCGATGGGCTGCATCATGGGCGTTTCCACTTCCAGAAATCCGCGCTCGTTCAGGAAATTGCGGATGAACTGCACGATGGCCGTGCGCTTGCGGAAAATGTCACGGGCACGGTCGTTGACCAAGAGGTCCACGTAGCGTTGGCGATACCGCGTCTCGACATCTTTCAGACCGTGGTATTTTTCCGGCAGCGGACGCATGGACTTGGACAGGAGGCGCACCGCAGCGGATTTTATGGTCAATTCCCCGGTCTTGGTGCGAAAAAGGGCGCCGCTGACACCGACGATGTCGCCGATTTCGAATTTTTTGAACACGCCATATTGTTCAACTCCAAGATCATCGCGCTGGGCGTAAACCTGGATTTTGCCGCTGGTGTCCTGAATATGAAAGAATGTCGCCTTGCCAAAGGAACGATGGGCCATGATCCGGCCGCACAGAGCAAAGGTCAGGTTTTCCTGGAGGAGGACGTTTTCGTCCTTTTCGCCATGCGCCTCAAGAACGTCGCCGATTTCTGCAGAGCGGCGAAAATCATTGGGATATAAAGGGATGCCCGCATCAAGCAGAAACTGCGCCTTTTCCTTGCGGTGGCGAAGCAGCTGCTTTTCGCTTGGGACATTGGTCTGATCTTTTGTCAAGGAAAGTCTCCGTATCGGGAATAAAGGCGTCAAACAAGCTAATTCGGGTATTGGAAATTGGACCTGTCGTCAAGAAAAGTCAATGCCCGGGAGGTGGCGCTAGATCAGGAAATCCGCCGATTTGGAGTCTTCTTGCCACGCGTTCCCCGTTCTTGAAGACCTTTTCCGCAGGCAGGCCGACTGCGTTCAAAAGCAGAGCCAAGGCTGTTTGCTGCGTGTCCGGGGCGAAGAGGGGGTAATCGCTGCCGAAAAGAATGCGCTCGGGGTCATGCCGCTTCAGAATGGCCTCAAATGCCGAATCCGGAATGACTCCCGGGCAGCACGACGTATCCATAT is a genomic window of Desulfomicrobium baculatum DSM 4028 containing:
- a CDS encoding LpxI family protein, with product MTRTLGIIAGGGSFPITVASTAKERGERVVGVGFASDTDPSFQAHCDNFSWLKLGQLGRLIDFFTANHVTHVVMAGPINKPKALDLRPDWRAARLLFSIKARGDDVLLRALTTELEREGLTVVAPHLYSPDLLAPEGVLTKRKPTQSEREDVEFAWTLSQSLGQFDIGQCLVVREKIVLAVEAIEGTDAAIRRGGQLGGPGAVVVKRPKPTQDKRLDLPAFGLKTLQSMAEVGATCLAFEAGGCIFFEQREALDFANAHGIALLGLSPGA
- the lpxA gene encoding acyl-ACP--UDP-N-acetylglucosamine O-acyltransferase codes for the protein MQTSIHPSAVVHPGAYLGTGVTVGPFAIIEDCVHIGDETIIDAGAQIKRFTTLGTKNHVHSMACVGGEPQDLKFGGEESTLVIGDRNKIREFSTIHRGTEGGGGTTQVGSDNLMMAYSHIAHDCVVGDNNVLANAATLAGHVTVGNEVVVGGLSAVHQFVNIGDFAFIGGKTGVAQDVPPFMLAVGERATLRGLNLIGLRRHGFSSEEIHALKSAYKLIWRSNQERNEVMQQVETELGNFQQVMKLIDFIRSSKRGTITPERI
- the fabZ gene encoding 3-hydroxyacyl-ACP dehydratase FabZ yields the protein MTKPEQGEIVSRDILDLLPHRYPFLMVDRVLSFEPMKSVHAIKSVSINEPFFQGHFPSYPVMPGVLILEALAQTGGIMVIKSLPPADTVGKIFLFTGMEKVRFRRPVFPGDQLHLHVTYERHKMMMWKTNGKAMVDGKVVAEGILTASIVPRED
- the lpxD gene encoding UDP-3-O-(3-hydroxymyristoyl)glucosamine N-acyltransferase, whose amino-acid sequence is MLLSEIASRLGLTLKGKDLEITGVNTLAEASASELSFLANPKYAPQLETTGAGAVLVSADQALDTKPCLISAHPYLDFARSVQLFAKPQGSFEGISPLAFVHEAARIDPSAAVAPFVYIGPGAQVGAGVRIFSGSYLGEDCSIGEDTIIYPNCSLMAGTLVGKRVILHAGTVLGSDGFGFAQAASGMTKFPQIGRTVIEDDVEIGANTTIDRAALGETRVGHGTKIDNLVQLGHNVRVGRNCIIVSQVGIAGSTTLGDGVVLAGQVGVAGHLNLGDGCRIGAKSGVGKDVPPGQDLSGIPVMPHGSFLRASAIMPKLPEMKRRLGRLEKELAALREELANKG
- a CDS encoding OmpH family outer membrane protein — encoded protein: MRTFILTIFFVLCLALTAGAETKIGFIDMKTVIAKSEPGSKAMEQLKSQFKDMKDNLDTQKKSLDTLKDELQKQSMMLSQEAKLDKETQYKRKVRDFQDMGQSYQRKLQQAEQNLSKPIIDKLLEVIESYGKKNGYTAIFDKQASGVIYGQESVDLTNAIMAELNKAMRGK
- the bamA gene encoding outer membrane protein assembly factor BamA encodes the protein MKRNVLLCLIALLCLFCAHPGFAEPTKKVIVLPFAVNAAPDLAYLEESLPKLLQDRLTALGLEVIPQEETMRLLQEQQVEYLDLGIARDMALLSGAAYAVYGSFSQVGENISIDTRLVEAFGVREPIPFFVVKEGVINILPAIEETAAKIQNGVQQTDRIASIDVRGNEILDDDVVLMRLKIQPGDVYDPKAVNTELKSLYELGYFDDIAIALEDTAEGKRLVINVKEKPLISAISVEGAEELDADDLLATIATKTGAVLNPRVLADDMGKIRELYRKDGFYNAEVDYTLTQADAKRARLNILVKEGKKLYVTDIVIQGAKQLDPDDLKDELALTERGMLSWMTGTGVLREEILDRDAAALEAYYGNRGFLNAKVGQPEVSYLDDGITVTFQVEEGERYTVASVKYEGEMIAAPEDLDSVIALDDLARENEFFDRSVLRSDLQKLVEHYSNFGYAFAEADVNMARNEEEKQLDITYILSKGNKISINRVLIEGNTKTRDNVIRREMRLVDGDIFDGSLLRRSNTRLNRLDFFETVEITPEPTANPSALDLRVKVKEKPTGQFSAGVGYSSYSQVFFSGQVLERNLFGMGYQLGFTGTISSKSADYTATFWNPHYDDTDLGVGVSLYNKMNEYSDYDKQAMGARLLFGYPLGEYTNLSWNYRIERYTIEDIDDDADKVIKDIEGQNWASALYASIKRDTTDRRINPSKGTTHQFSVEYAGGLIGGDDDFVKYIVDSNHYYPVFLETIIHLHAQAGYVMENGSERIPPFERFYLGGMNSVRGYEERSISPVYDQQEGQEGYDEGDEKGGNKSFFFNAEYLVPLHKDMGIVGLVFFDAGKTWDDDESVDMDLYKSVGAGVRWYSPLGPLRLEYGYPLDTVEIDDERKGRFEFSVGQFF
- a CDS encoding ABC transporter ATP-binding protein — its product is MSEVYRLQNVGKAYEQGEETITVLSGVDLTVLGGDSLAIVGASGSGKSTLLQLMGTLDVPSSGSILFNGADISTLGWKERARIRNKNMGFVFQFHHLLPEFSTLENVAMPGIIGGVARSLALEKADAALSRVGLAHRRHHRVTTLSGGERQRAAIARAILLEPAVVLADEPTGNLDERTGREVNDLLLHLNKDQGVTLVVVTHNAELAQCMHRTLELRSGELYET
- a CDS encoding lipoprotein-releasing ABC transporter permease subunit is translated as MHFELFVSLRYLLARRKQAFISVISLISVLGVAIGVASLIVVLGVMNGFSENLRDKILGINSHLILGSVKQTIGNYDQLVQKSLQVDGVVAATPFIYYEVMLSTPSGVKGVVLRGVSPQSAGTVLSVEKDLISGSLADLAGNGDTPGIVIGKELASRLGLTLGSRLSLLAPSGKKSAAGFSPKIVFFNVVGIFSSGMFEYDSSLAFVSIPEAQKILGFEGDFVTGIEYKVSDIDGVQKIGEALVRALGGFPLYSRNWIEMNQNLFAALKLEKTAMAVILIMIVLVGSFSIITTLVMMVMEKTKDIAVLMALGATPPQIRNIFILQGSLIGAVGTSIGFGLGLAICSLLEKYQFIKLPADVYYLDHLPVKIELLDMSLIAVAAMALCFLATLYPARQAAKMHPTEALRYE
- the lysS gene encoding lysine--tRNA ligase gives rise to the protein MTKDQTNVPSEKQLLRHRKEKAQFLLDAGIPLYPNDFRRSAEIGDVLEAHGEKDENVLLQENLTFALCGRIMAHRSFGKATFFHIQDTSGKIQVYAQRDDLGVEQYGVFKKFEIGDIVGVSGALFRTKTGELTIKSAAVRLLSKSMRPLPEKYHGLKDVETRYRQRYVDLLVNDRARDIFRKRTAIVQFIRNFLNERGFLEVETPMMQPIAGGATAKPFRTHHNALDMDLFLRIAPELYLKRLLVGGFDRVYEINRNFRNEGIDTRHNPEFTMIEFYWAYATFVDLMDLTQELLGDLAKSVCGTHLVEYQGNVIDLQDGWVRMPFHESLEIIGGVSPEIYRDYDKCKDLAQKLGEAVHPKEKLGKLQAKLFDNLVEPKLIQPHFIYHYPTDISPLSRKNDANPEITDRFELFICGQEMANAFSELNDPYDQKDRFEEQVREKAAGDDEAHAMDEDYIRALEYGMPPAAGQGIGIDRLVMLLTDSPSIREVILFPLLRPEITG